In Candidatus Kaistella beijingensis, a genomic segment contains:
- the lipB gene encoding lipoyl(octanoyl) transferase LipB, giving the protein MTITQNKKTEFRELGLMDYEPAFNYQETLMKSIIDLKLKNRDRTDGIYEETPNYLLFVEHPHVYTLGKSGHEENMLANTEKLKEINATFVKTNRGGDITYHGFGQIVGYPIVDLDNFKSDIFKYMRDLEEAIIRTIAEYGLKGQRSEGETGVWLDVGKPYARKICAMGVKTSKWVTMHGFALNVNTDLRYFEYIIPCGIKDKSVTSLARELERKFSDVEVLEVKEKIKKHFSEVFGAELV; this is encoded by the coding sequence ATGACCATCACCCAAAATAAAAAGACAGAATTCCGCGAACTTGGTTTAATGGATTACGAACCGGCTTTCAATTATCAAGAAACTTTGATGAAATCCATCATCGACTTAAAATTGAAAAACCGTGACAGAACCGACGGAATTTACGAAGAAACACCTAATTATCTCCTTTTTGTAGAGCATCCACACGTTTACACGTTGGGAAAATCGGGACACGAAGAAAATATGCTTGCAAATACTGAGAAACTGAAGGAAATCAACGCCACTTTCGTGAAAACCAATCGTGGTGGAGATATTACGTATCACGGTTTCGGACAGATTGTGGGTTATCCTATTGTGGATTTGGATAACTTTAAATCTGATATTTTCAAATATATGAGAGATTTGGAAGAAGCGATTATCAGAACAATTGCAGAATACGGTTTGAAAGGCCAAAGAAGTGAAGGCGAAACTGGAGTTTGGTTGGATGTGGGAAAACCTTACGCAAGAAAAATTTGCGCAATGGGCGTGAAAACATCAAAATGGGTTACAATGCACGGTTTTGCGTTGAACGTGAATACCGATTTACGCTATTTTGAATACATTATTCCCTGTGGAATTAAAGATAAATCAGTAACTTCTTTGGCTAGAGAGTTGGAACGAAAGTTTTCTGATGTGGAAGTTTTGGAGGTGAAAGAGAAGATTAAGAAACATTTTTCGGAGGTTTTTGGAGCCGAGTTGGTTTAA
- a CDS encoding diacylglycerol/lipid kinase family protein, with protein sequence MEKVAFIINPFSAKKNYQPFLASLKKKVQNPYYIISESIEDTQQYILNHFDEFDIFVAIGGDGTISTVAKHLINTEKILAIFPAGSGNGFSNETNFHKNLDELLEKIKGKKSRKIDTFTVNDKLSINVSGTGFDGKVVKEFEKTERGFKNYIKVSIQTFFNYKPIKVKFLDENYRQYNGKYLMLNIANTRQFGNNAYIAPKASKSDGLVDLVLVKKFPITYSPFFAFRMFTKRLKDDDYVTYLPVSEIEFKVSTKNWHLDGEFNKIKSPVHVKVLPKSLKILI encoded by the coding sequence ATGGAAAAAGTTGCCTTCATCATTAATCCTTTTTCGGCGAAAAAAAATTATCAGCCTTTTCTGGCCTCGTTGAAGAAAAAGGTGCAAAATCCTTATTACATTATTTCCGAATCGATTGAAGATACGCAGCAATACATTCTGAATCATTTTGATGAGTTTGATATTTTTGTGGCAATTGGCGGTGACGGAACGATTTCTACCGTTGCAAAACACCTTATCAATACTGAAAAAATCCTCGCCATTTTTCCTGCGGGTTCTGGAAACGGATTTTCGAACGAGACCAATTTTCATAAAAATTTAGATGAACTCTTAGAAAAAATCAAAGGCAAAAAATCAAGAAAAATTGATACTTTCACCGTGAATGACAAATTATCCATCAATGTTTCGGGAACAGGTTTTGACGGAAAGGTGGTGAAAGAATTTGAAAAAACCGAGCGTGGTTTTAAAAATTACATCAAAGTTTCCATACAGACTTTCTTTAATTACAAACCCATTAAAGTGAAGTTTCTAGATGAAAATTACCGGCAATACAACGGGAAATATTTGATGTTGAATATAGCAAACACCCGCCAATTCGGAAACAACGCGTACATTGCACCAAAAGCCAGTAAAAGTGACGGTTTGGTAGATTTGGTTTTGGTGAAGAAATTTCCGATCACCTATTCTCCTTTTTTTGCGTTCCGAATGTTTACAAAACGTTTAAAGGACGACGATTACGTTACTTATCTCCCTGTTTCAGAAATCGAATTTAAAGTTTCCACAAAAAATTGGCATCTTGATGGTGAATTTAATAAGATAAAATCGCCGGTTCATGTGAAGGTTTTGCCGAAGAGTTTGAAGATTTTAATTTAA
- a CDS encoding DUF3298 and DUF4163 domain-containing protein, whose product MKLHYLLFTALFIACNKAKVETKSAIEPEKMELQKTALSAIDSVSVNDSVKVNENLVVAFKSKALVFENIKNKGVLDSIYAVKNIDLDEYTSENILTALKKQQQNYFEQNKKDAADLVRDFAQTWYENSDMKVHSNENNLLTIQYTSDGFSGGAHGFYNEIYKVFDLKENKTVQLSDILMTPDSNIWKLALMDNFLKNDAGKGQSEMLLVKEISPNNNFYFDKENLYFLYNQYEITAYAAGPVLIKIPFSDIKLMVKPEFLKRIAVQ is encoded by the coding sequence ATGAAATTACATTATCTATTATTTACAGCGCTGTTCATCGCCTGCAATAAAGCAAAAGTTGAAACAAAATCCGCCATTGAACCAGAGAAAATGGAGCTTCAAAAAACAGCTTTATCTGCAATTGATTCGGTGTCGGTAAACGATTCAGTGAAGGTTAATGAAAATTTAGTGGTTGCTTTCAAATCAAAAGCTTTGGTTTTTGAAAACATTAAAAACAAAGGTGTTCTTGACAGTATTTATGCCGTAAAAAATATCGATTTGGATGAATACACTTCAGAAAACATCCTTACAGCACTGAAAAAACAACAGCAGAATTATTTCGAGCAAAACAAAAAAGACGCAGCAGATTTGGTACGCGACTTTGCACAAACTTGGTACGAAAACTCAGACATGAAAGTCCATTCAAACGAAAATAATTTACTGACCATTCAATATACAAGTGACGGATTTTCAGGCGGTGCACACGGTTTCTACAACGAAATTTACAAAGTTTTCGACTTGAAGGAAAATAAAACGGTACAACTTTCAGATATTTTGATGACACCAGATTCTAATATTTGGAAACTCGCTTTGATGGACAATTTCCTGAAAAACGATGCCGGAAAAGGACAAAGCGAAATGCTTTTGGTAAAGGAAATTTCACCGAACAACAATTTCTATTTTGACAAAGAAAATTTGTACTTTCTCTATAACCAATATGAAATTACCGCTTATGCAGCCGGCCCAGTTTTGATCAAGATTCCATTTTCAGACATAAAACTGATGGTAAAGCCTGAATTTTTAAAAAGAATCGCAGTACAATAA
- the gyrB gene encoding DNA topoisomerase (ATP-hydrolyzing) subunit B: MSQKQYTADSIQALEGIEHVRLRPSMYIGDVGTRGLHHLVYEVVDNSIDEALAGHCDTIAVTIHEGESISVKDNGRGIPVDFHQKEQKSALEVVMTKIGAGGKFDKDSYKVSGGLHGVGVSCVNALSTSLIATVSRNGKLYQQKYSKGKALADVDEIGTSDHTGTEVFFQPDDTIFQDLVYNYDTLAARLRELAFLNKGITITLTDERNNDENGEPRFEKFHSEGGLKEFVEYIDGNREAIMQNVIFMEGEKDSIPVEVAMRYNTSYNENLHSYVNNINTHEGGTHLAGFRRALTRTLKKFADELGLPAKEKVEVTGDDFREGLTAVISVKVMEPQFEGQTKTKLGNSEVSGAVDKIVGEMLTNFLEEHPNEAKLIVQKVVLAAKARQAAKKARELVQRKSPMGGSGLPGKLSDCSSKDPEISEIFLVEGDSAGGTAKQGRDRHFQAILPLRGKILNVEKSMLHKVYDNEEIRNIYTALGVSVGTEEDSKALNISKLRYHKIVIMTDADIDGSHISTLILTFFFRYMKELIENGYIYIAQPPLYLLKKGNKKVYAYNEKEREDFTLEMSPDGKGVEVQRYKGLGEMNPEQLWETTLNPEGRILKQVSIESLAEADNVFSMLMGDEVPPRREFIEKNAIYAKIDV, translated from the coding sequence ATGAGTCAAAAACAATATACAGCAGACAGTATTCAAGCATTAGAAGGAATTGAACACGTTCGATTGAGACCTTCAATGTACATCGGTGATGTGGGGACAAGAGGTCTACACCACTTGGTTTATGAAGTAGTAGATAACTCTATTGACGAGGCTTTAGCAGGACATTGCGATACGATTGCGGTTACCATTCACGAAGGTGAAAGTATTTCCGTAAAAGATAACGGTCGTGGAATTCCCGTAGATTTTCACCAAAAGGAACAAAAATCCGCTTTGGAAGTAGTCATGACGAAGATTGGTGCAGGTGGAAAATTCGACAAAGATTCCTATAAAGTTTCCGGTGGTCTTCACGGAGTTGGGGTTTCTTGTGTGAATGCACTTTCAACTTCTTTGATTGCGACCGTTTCCCGAAATGGAAAATTATATCAACAAAAATATTCCAAAGGAAAAGCCTTGGCTGATGTTGATGAAATCGGAACTTCCGACCATACCGGAACTGAAGTTTTCTTTCAACCAGACGACACGATTTTCCAAGACTTGGTTTACAATTATGATACTTTGGCGGCAAGATTGCGCGAGTTGGCGTTTTTGAACAAAGGAATTACCATTACTTTAACCGACGAGAGAAATAACGACGAAAACGGTGAGCCAAGATTTGAAAAATTTCATTCGGAAGGTGGTTTAAAGGAGTTTGTTGAATATATCGATGGAAACCGTGAAGCCATTATGCAAAACGTCATCTTTATGGAAGGCGAAAAAGACAGCATTCCGGTGGAAGTTGCGATGCGCTACAACACTTCCTACAACGAAAATCTTCACTCCTATGTGAACAACATCAACACGCACGAAGGTGGAACTCACCTTGCAGGGTTCAGACGTGCTTTGACGCGTACTTTGAAGAAATTCGCGGACGAACTTGGACTTCCTGCAAAAGAAAAAGTGGAAGTTACCGGTGACGATTTCCGTGAAGGATTGACTGCCGTGATTTCCGTGAAAGTAATGGAACCTCAGTTTGAAGGGCAAACCAAAACAAAACTCGGTAACTCCGAAGTTTCGGGCGCGGTTGATAAAATCGTGGGCGAAATGTTGACCAACTTTTTGGAAGAACATCCAAACGAAGCAAAATTGATCGTACAGAAAGTAGTTTTGGCTGCAAAAGCGAGACAGGCAGCAAAAAAAGCGAGAGAATTGGTTCAAAGAAAATCTCCGATGGGCGGAAGTGGACTTCCCGGAAAACTTTCTGACTGTTCCTCCAAAGACCCTGAAATTTCTGAAATTTTCTTGGTTGAGGGTGATTCCGCAGGTGGAACCGCAAAACAAGGTCGTGACCGTCATTTTCAAGCGATTCTTCCGTTGCGAGGTAAAATTTTGAACGTGGAGAAATCAATGCTTCACAAAGTGTACGATAACGAGGAAATCCGAAATATTTACACCGCACTTGGAGTTTCCGTAGGAACTGAAGAAGATTCCAAAGCATTAAACATCAGCAAATTACGTTATCACAAGATCGTAATTATGACCGATGCCGATATTGATGGTTCCCACATTTCAACCCTGATTCTGACGTTCTTCTTTAGATATATGAAGGAATTAATTGAAAACGGTTACATTTACATCGCACAACCTCCTTTATATTTATTGAAAAAAGGAAATAAAAAAGTGTACGCTTACAACGAAAAAGAGCGTGAAGATTTCACTTTGGAAATGTCTCCCGACGGAAAAGGTGTTGAAGTTCAACGTTACAAAGGTCTCGGTGAAATGAATCCTGAACAGCTTTGGGAAACTACCTTAAATCCTGAAGGAAGAATTTTAAAACAAGTTTCTATTGAAAGTTTGGCAGAAGCAGACAACGTTTTCAGTATGTTGATGGGCGACGAAGTTCCACCAAGACGGGAATTTATCGAGAAAAATGCGATCTACGCAAAAATTGATGTTTAA
- a CDS encoding GIY-YIG nuclease family protein, producing the protein MKNFDQKEMIDNGFTGFKTIAELLVNKNLIPKEHGVYLILCLEKECKFLEIGTGGFFKGKDPNVNLETLEQNWVNASNIVYIGKATDLQKRLNQYFNFGNGKNVGHYGGRLIWQLENSKNLQVCWKVTSEDPRIIEAELIQKFSTKFGKRPFANLVG; encoded by the coding sequence ATGAAAAATTTTGATCAAAAAGAAATGATTGATAACGGTTTTACAGGATTTAAAACTATTGCTGAATTACTGGTTAATAAGAATTTAATTCCAAAAGAACATGGAGTTTATTTGATTCTTTGTTTGGAGAAAGAATGTAAGTTTCTTGAAATTGGTACGGGTGGATTTTTTAAAGGAAAGGATCCAAATGTTAACTTGGAGACTTTGGAACAAAATTGGGTAAATGCAAGTAATATAGTTTATATAGGAAAAGCAACAGATTTACAGAAAAGATTAAATCAATATTTTAATTTTGGAAATGGAAAAAATGTAGGTCACTATGGTGGTCGGCTTATTTGGCAGTTGGAAAACTCAAAAAATTTGCAAGTTTGTTGGAAAGTGACAAGCGAAGATCCAAGAATAATTGAAGCAGAATTGATACAAAAATTTTCAACAAAATTTGGAAAGCGACCATTTGCAAATCTTGTAGGATAA
- the lysS gene encoding lysine--tRNA ligase, translating to MSLSEQEIIRREKLQKLTELGIDAFPAAEYKITDTTKSIKENFEEGKKVIIAGRLMSRRIQGKASFAELQDSEGKIQVYFNRDEICPGDDKELYNDVYKHLLDIGDIIGVEGELFKTQVGEMTVMVKNFTLLTKSLRPLPQAKTDENGVVHDAFNDPELRYRQRYVDLTVNPQVKEVFVKRTKLFNAMRNFFNDAGYFEVETPILQSIPGGAAARPFITHHNALDIPLYLRIANELYLKRLIVGGFDGVYEFSKNFRNEGMDRTHNPEFTAMEIYVAYKDYSWMMDFTEKLLESCAVAVNGTTESQFGEHKINWKAPYPRVSMTEAIEKFTGFDITGKSEKELYDFAKSIGIEVNETMGKGKLIDEIFGEKCEGNFIQPTFITDYPIEMSPLTKKHRSKEGLTERFELMVCGKEIANAYSELNDPIDQRERFEAQLALSERGDDEAMFIDNDFLRALEYGMPPTSGLGIGMDRLIMFLTNNASIQEVLFFPQMKPEKVLTPTLSEGEGVKHVELGEDEKVILEILNSQEEPMELAEVKNRSQLSGKKWDKASKNLTKNNLVKVEKIDENLLMSLI from the coding sequence ATTATCCGCCGCGAAAAATTGCAGAAACTCACTGAATTGGGGATTGATGCGTTTCCGGCAGCCGAATATAAAATCACCGATACCACAAAATCCATCAAAGAAAATTTCGAGGAAGGCAAGAAAGTCATCATCGCAGGTCGATTGATGAGCCGCAGAATTCAGGGAAAAGCAAGTTTTGCGGAATTGCAGGATTCGGAAGGAAAAATTCAGGTGTATTTTAACCGTGATGAAATTTGTCCGGGCGATGATAAAGAACTGTATAACGATGTTTACAAACATCTTTTGGACATCGGTGACATCATTGGTGTTGAGGGCGAATTGTTTAAAACTCAGGTTGGTGAAATGACGGTGATGGTGAAAAATTTCACGCTATTAACCAAATCTTTGCGTCCACTTCCCCAAGCAAAAACTGATGAAAATGGAGTAGTTCACGATGCTTTCAATGACCCGGAATTACGTTACAGACAGCGTTACGTCGATTTAACGGTAAATCCGCAAGTGAAAGAAGTTTTTGTAAAAAGAACAAAATTGTTCAATGCGATGCGAAACTTCTTCAATGACGCAGGTTATTTTGAAGTTGAAACCCCGATTTTACAGTCGATTCCGGGAGGAGCTGCAGCTAGACCTTTTATCACGCATCACAACGCTTTGGATATTCCTTTATATTTAAGAATTGCGAACGAACTGTATCTGAAAAGATTGATTGTTGGTGGTTTTGACGGCGTTTATGAATTCTCCAAAAATTTCAGAAATGAAGGAATGGACAGAACCCACAATCCGGAATTTACGGCGATGGAAATTTACGTTGCCTACAAAGATTACAGTTGGATGATGGATTTCACTGAAAAATTGCTCGAAAGTTGTGCAGTGGCCGTAAACGGAACGACAGAATCTCAATTTGGAGAACATAAAATCAATTGGAAAGCGCCTTATCCCAGAGTTTCGATGACGGAAGCTATTGAAAAATTTACAGGTTTCGACATCACCGGAAAGTCTGAAAAAGAATTGTACGATTTCGCAAAATCCATCGGAATTGAAGTGAATGAAACGATGGGCAAAGGAAAATTAATCGACGAAATTTTTGGCGAAAAATGCGAAGGAAATTTCATTCAGCCGACTTTTATCACCGATTATCCAATCGAGATGTCGCCTCTAACCAAAAAGCATAGAAGCAAGGAAGGTTTAACAGAACGTTTCGAATTGATGGTTTGCGGAAAAGAAATTGCAAACGCCTATTCCGAATTAAACGACCCGATTGACCAAAGAGAGCGTTTTGAAGCACAATTGGCGCTTTCAGAACGTGGTGATGATGAAGCGATGTTTATCGACAACGATTTCCTCCGCGCTTTGGAATACGGAATGCCACCAACTTCAGGACTTGGAATTGGAATGGACCGTTTGATTATGTTTTTAACGAATAATGCATCGATTCAGGAAGTGCTCTTTTTTCCGCAGATGAAGCCTGAAAAAGTCCTCACCCCGACCCTCTCCGAAGGAGAGGGAGTAAAGCACGTTGAATTGGGAGAAGACGAAAAAGTGATTTTAGAAATTTTAAATTCTCAAGAAGAGCCGATGGAATTGGCAGAAGTGAAGAACCGCAGCCAACTTTCAGGTAAAAAATGGGATAAAGCATCGAAGAATTTAACGAAGAATAATTTGGTGAAAGTGGAGAAAATCGACGAAAATTTATTGATGAGTTTGATTTAA